One window of Magallana gigas chromosome 2, xbMagGiga1.1, whole genome shotgun sequence genomic DNA carries:
- the LOC109617083 gene encoding dual specificity protein phosphatase 19 has protein sequence MLNSLKKFDKSSLKKTATKITTETGDQFVEFKNDQGLTERRKVTENGDFRGFVVDLFADIQVGEILPGLILGSQDVAVEFDLLQKYKVTHILNVATLVKNSFPENFTYMNIDLQDIPQTDIAQHFESAFQFIDEGMDKGGCVLVHCNAGISRSSTIVIAYLMMKKHWPLNKAYQYVKEKRSKIRPNAGFQEQLQTFEQQLKSSGQIDDC, from the exons ATGTTAAATAGTCTGAAAAAGTTCGACAAGTCGTCCTTAAAAAAGACGGCAACAAAAATAACAACGGAAACGGGGGATCAGTTCGTGGAATTCAAAAACGATCAAGGATTGACAGAGAGAAGAAAAGTGACAGAGAATGGAGACTTCAGAGGCTTTGTGGTCGACCTCTTTGCTGATATTCAAGTTGGCGAAATTTTACCAGGGCTTATATTAG GCTCTCAAGATGTTGCAGTGGAATTTGATTTGCTTCAAAAATACAAAGTGACACATATTCTCAATGTTGCCACTTTAGTAAAGAATTcctttccagaaaatttcactTACATGAATATTGATCTGCAGGACATCCCTCAAACAGATATTGCTCAGCATTTTGAATCTGCTTTTCAGTTCATTGACGAAGGAATGGACAAAGGAGGATGTGTATTGGTGCATTGTAATGCTGGAATTTCTAGATCATCTACAATTGTGATAGCTTATCTCATGATGAAGAAACACTGGCCTTTAAACAAAGCTTATCAGTATGTTAAAGAAAAAAGGTCAAAAATTAGACCAAATGCAGGGTTTCAAGAACAACTTCAAACCTTTGAACAACAGCTTAAAAGTTCAGGACAGATTGATGATTGTTGA